The DNA region CATCGCAAGCAAAAGAATATATGGGCACTATCGAGAAAGTAGGTGATCGCCTTTATTTTGTGCAGTTAGATAATAATCAAGGTGGGTTTCGACTTATTACACTGAACCCAGAAATTCATCAGTGGTTAAGTGGTCTTAATGCGCCAGCAAAAGTAACAATGTTTGGGCGAATTAATCATGCGGCGTCATGGTTTGTTCTAGAGCAGATTTCATAAGAAAGTTGTGGAGAAAAATTGAAATTTCTTTTGCATGAGTTTCAACAAAGTCGTGGTCTGCATCGGCAATAACTTGAAATTCAGTGTGGGGAATTTTTCCAGCGTAGGTTTCGCTATGCCAATGGGGAATAGTACTGTCATTTTCTGCCGCAATAACAATTGTTTTGAGGGCTATTTTGTAAATGTCTTTTTCAACAGTGTCCACTGCATCTTCAGGATTGAGGCGGCTTTTAAGCATCGCGGCGGCAGCTGGCTGAGTCATTAGAGCGTGGCGGGCTTGGGCAATTTTTTTATAGCCTGATTTATCACCTCGCAGATAAGCAAATGGTTTATAGAGGGTGATCGTCAGATCAACTAATTTTGTTTTCCAGAGCAGAGGCTTAAGATGATCATAATTCCCAGCAAAGCTATCATCACGAATCCCCGCAGGGGCTATTAAACCCAAAGATTTCAACGTTGATTGATAGCGAATAGCATAAGCTGAAGCAACCCAGGCTCCATAAGAATAACCAACAAGATAAAAATCATTCAAATTGAGAGCTTCTGCAAAGCCTTTTACAAAGTCAACCTGATCATCAATTAAATAGTTGATTTTAGGTTTAGCAGAATCACCAAAACCAAGTAACTCCAAGCTAAAACATTGAAATTTTGACTGAAGATTTTCTGCCAACTGACTTAATGTCGATGAGTTGCCAAAAAAACCATGTAATAAGATAAGTGGCTTACCATTTCCTACCGCAGTATAAGCAGCTTGATAATCTCCTGCCTGAATAAATTGCTTCATCGTTAATAATTGATAACTGGTTGTTTTGTTGTTAATGCTTTTTCAATAATCTCAGCTGCTTTATTAACACCACCAGCAGATTGAATTTGAGTTTGTAATCGCTGGGCATTTTTACGGTAGGAGGGTGTGGTTAAAACTTGTTGAATTATTGTCTGTAATTTTTGTGATGATAGCTTTTTTACATCGATGAATTGCCCAACTCCAGACCATGCAATTCGTGCCGCAATTCCGGGTTGGTCATTTGTAACTGGAATCGCTACTAAAGGAACACCATAGGTCAAGGACTCTAGAGTTGTATTCATACCTGCGTGGGTAATCGTCAAAGTAGCTTTTTGTAAAAGTTCAATCTGTGGTGCATAACGCACAACCAATGGATTACCTTTGAGTGGTGGAATATCTTCTGGATTTGATGCGCCGCCCAGAGAAATCACCAATTGAGCATCAAGATCTTTGCAGGCTGTTGCAATCATTTGAAAGACATTATCTAATCGATTTTGCAGCGTTCCCATCGAGGCATAAATTAGAGGTTGACCTGTTAATTTATCCCAAGGAAAGTCAATATTTTCACGGCTACTAGTCGTATGGTAAGGGCCAGTGAAATGAAAGTGCTCTGCTAGCTTTTGACGTGGGAACTCCAAACCTGCCGGCTCTTGACAAAGAATTGCTAGGGGAGAATCAAAGTTTTTGGGATTTGATAAATTGTATTTTTTACGGAAGTCTCTAGCTGGTTTTTGTACTGATTTACCAATGAATGATCCTAACAAATGAACCGATTGATTTCTTAGTTTTGCCCACCATATATCGCGATATTCCCACGTGCTAAAAACAGGCGGAATGCCTTTCTCTTGATTAAAAGGTAACGCGCTACAAACCGTTACATAGGGAACATCTAAATAGTCGGCGATCGCTGACCCCTCAACAGTCGACTGATCGACAACTAAACCGTCTAACTTTAGTTCCTTACAAACATCTACAGCATCTTTTAGAACAATTTCTGTGAGCTTCTTAAAAAAATCAATGGTGTATAGAAGAGCCAAAATTCCTTCTAGTTCACCCAGCTCTGCAAACATTATTTCGGCACTACCTTTAGGAAAGTCGTCGATACCTACAGCACAAAAATCCAGGTCAGCAGCCTCTACTTTATCTTGGGCATCTTCGACACCGATAAATGTAATTTGATGTCCCTTTTGTTTAAGTGCCTCACCAATCGGCAACATTGTATTTAAATGCCCAGTCTCAGCAGGACAATATAATCCAATATGCATGAAGATTATTTATTTAGTAGAGAAGACAAGTCTTACCTCGAAGTTCTATGAGATAAGTTATTTACACAACAGTATAGTTTAATTATGTGTTAAGAGTTCCCATTAAATCTCCTGTAAATATTAATGACTAGCACTGATCTCATTTCCAGAAAATTTGAACAACAAATATTTAAACCTGTATTCATCATGGGTGATCATCGTTCTGGAACAACTCTCTTATATCAAACCTTAGTCAAAACAAATTTATTTGCTTATATTAATGCTTATCAAATTATCAGATTCACTGAAATAATTGACGATTTTGAACAAGGTACCACAGATTCAGAAATCGAGAAGCTTACCCAAAAATTTCAGCAGCTTGGTATAGGCGATCGCGTTTTTGATAAAGTTGAGGTTACACCGACGTTACCAGAAGAGTATGGATTTATTTTGTCAAATGCTGGCTATGAAAGATTTATTAATCAAGAGAATATTTCTTTTATGGAAGAAATTTGTCAAAAATCTCAATATATTCAGCTTCAAGCAAATTATTTACTGTTGAAAAATCCTTGGTGCAATCCCCATTTTCTTTTTATTAAGCAGCAGTTTCCTGATGCAAAATTTATTTTCATTCACCGTAATCCTAGTCATGTTATCAACTCAAAGCTTAAGGCAATAAGACAAACCCTTTCAGTTTGGAGTCCTTATACTGCACTAATTTCAAAACGGTATTCTGAAATATTTAAAAATCCACTACGTCGTGCTTTCTATCGGATGATGTATTCTAACTTTTTTGATTTAGGAGTTAAGCGAGCCTTAAGTCAATCTATCGAATCTTCAACAGCTTATCTAGAAGATATTGGAAAGTTAGATAAGCATGACTATTTTGAACTAACTTATGAAGAATTTTGTTCTAATCCAAATCAGAGAGTTCAAGATATCTTGGATTTTTTGAACTTGAATATAGATCAGAAGATAGATTTTTCTAAAAATATTAGCCCAAGAAAAGTTGACCTTTTGCCAGAAGTAGAAAAAAATCTCTCGGTTATCCAAGAGACTTTTAAAAAATATTTAGAAGAAAAAAGTTACAAGCTAGGTTAGGTAGATACTACATTTATACTTTGACTTTTTTCTTTTTAGCTGCTTTCTTTGCCTCATTTTTTGCTTTTTTCGCTGCTTTTTTCTTAGCATCCTGTTCTGCTTTAATGCGAGCTTTTTCCGCCGCTTTTTCTTGTTCGATTTTCTCTAAATAATAATGATAATCACCATTGTAAACAACGAGTTCACCGTCTCGGACTTCAACAATTTTGTTGGCGACTTGGGAAATGAAATATCGGTCGTGGGAAACGATTGCCATCGTGCCGTCATATTCTTTGAGAGACCCTTCGAGCATTTCCTTTGCTGGAATATCAAGGTGATTTGTTGGCTCATCGAGAATCAGGAAATTCGCCGGAGCAAGAAGCATTTTCGCGAGAGCTAAACGGGCTTTTTCACCACCACTGAGGGAGCCAACTTTTTTGAATACTGTGTCGCCACTAAACAAAAACTGGCCGAGTAGGGTGCGCACTTCACGGTTTTCCCAGTCGGGCACTTCGTCGTGAATAGTATCCATTACTGTTTTGGTGAGGTCTAGAGCTTCAGCTTGGTTCTGCTCAAAGTAGCCGGGAAGAATATTGTGAGCACCGAATTTAGCAGAGCCATCTT from [Leptolyngbya] sp. PCC 7376 includes:
- a CDS encoding alpha/beta fold hydrolase — protein: MKQFIQAGDYQAAYTAVGNGKPLILLHGFFGNSSTLSQLAENLQSKFQCFSLELLGFGDSAKPKINYLIDDQVDFVKGFAEALNLNDFYLVGYSYGAWVASAYAIRYQSTLKSLGLIAPAGIRDDSFAGNYDHLKPLLWKTKLVDLTITLYKPFAYLRGDKSGYKKIAQARHALMTQPAAAAMLKSRLNPEDAVDTVEKDIYKIALKTIVIAAENDSTIPHWHSETYAGKIPHTEFQVIADADHDFVETHAKEISIFLHNFLMKSALEQTMTPHD
- a CDS encoding glycosyltransferase, whose amino-acid sequence is MHIGLYCPAETGHLNTMLPIGEALKQKGHQITFIGVEDAQDKVEAADLDFCAVGIDDFPKGSAEIMFAELGELEGILALLYTIDFFKKLTEIVLKDAVDVCKELKLDGLVVDQSTVEGSAIADYLDVPYVTVCSALPFNQEKGIPPVFSTWEYRDIWWAKLRNQSVHLLGSFIGKSVQKPARDFRKKYNLSNPKNFDSPLAILCQEPAGLEFPRQKLAEHFHFTGPYHTTSSRENIDFPWDKLTGQPLIYASMGTLQNRLDNVFQMIATACKDLDAQLVISLGGASNPEDIPPLKGNPLVVRYAPQIELLQKATLTITHAGMNTTLESLTYGVPLVAIPVTNDQPGIAARIAWSGVGQFIDVKKLSSQKLQTIIQQVLTTPSYRKNAQRLQTQIQSAGGVNKAAEIIEKALTTKQPVINY
- a CDS encoding sulfotransferase — encoded protein: MTSTDLISRKFEQQIFKPVFIMGDHRSGTTLLYQTLVKTNLFAYINAYQIIRFTEIIDDFEQGTTDSEIEKLTQKFQQLGIGDRVFDKVEVTPTLPEEYGFILSNAGYERFINQENISFMEEICQKSQYIQLQANYLLLKNPWCNPHFLFIKQQFPDAKFIFIHRNPSHVINSKLKAIRQTLSVWSPYTALISKRYSEIFKNPLRRAFYRMMYSNFFDLGVKRALSQSIESSTAYLEDIGKLDKHDYFELTYEEFCSNPNQRVQDILDFLNLNIDQKIDFSKNISPRKVDLLPEVEKNLSVIQETFKKYLEEKSYKLG